The following are from one region of the Syntrophorhabdaceae bacterium genome:
- a CDS encoding ABC transporter permease — MAGKNSTDNETRKAEQKIKFRMLIRRIPKIPAAIILLLFISSVSAQWIAPHDPTAQTLLDALKPPVWLKGGSASYILGTDALGRDVLSRIIYGSRVSVIVGFAGVLLSAFVGTLLGMIAGYSGGKIDSVIMRFTDMMLSMPYILIAMAIIAAIGPSLTNIIIALALCNWVGYTRIIRFESMKLSTAEFVDMAVISGSGRFRNLFVHILPNVLNTVLVLATLDVGKMIIFEAALSFLGLGVQPPTVTWGGLCADGRSNLSFGWWIATFPGIAIVMTCLAGNLIGDWLRDELDPRHQLRT, encoded by the coding sequence ATGGCTGGTAAGAACTCCACAGACAATGAAACGAGGAAAGCTGAACAGAAGATCAAATTCAGGATGCTCATCCGCCGGATCCCCAAAATCCCGGCGGCGATTATTCTGCTCCTCTTTATCTCGTCCGTCTCCGCCCAGTGGATCGCCCCTCATGACCCCACGGCCCAGACCTTGCTCGACGCCTTGAAGCCGCCTGTGTGGCTTAAGGGCGGTTCAGCCTCCTATATTCTCGGCACAGATGCCCTAGGCAGGGACGTACTGAGCCGGATCATCTACGGATCGCGGGTATCGGTTATCGTCGGGTTCGCCGGGGTGTTGCTTTCCGCTTTTGTGGGCACCCTTCTCGGCATGATCGCCGGTTACTCGGGAGGCAAAATCGACTCCGTTATCATGCGATTCACCGACATGATGCTTTCCATGCCGTACATCCTCATTGCGATGGCCATCATCGCGGCCATCGGTCCGAGCCTCACAAACATCATTATCGCCCTCGCTCTGTGCAACTGGGTCGGCTACACGAGGATTATACGCTTTGAGTCCATGAAGCTCTCCACGGCAGAGTTCGTGGATATGGCCGTCATCTCCGGTTCCGGCAGGTTTAGGAACCTCTTCGTCCACATCCTGCCCAATGTGCTCAACACGGTTTTAGTACTCGCTACCCTCGACGTAGGAAAGATGATCATATTCGAGGCCGCCCTCTCCTTTTTGGGTCTAGGCGTACAGCCCCCTACGGTTACGTGGGGCGGTCTATGCGCCGACGGCAGAAGCAATCTCAGTTTCGGCTGGTGGATTGCCACTTTTCCCGGCATCGCCATCGTCATGACCTGTCTTGCCGGAAACCTGATCGGGGACTGGCTCAGGGATGAGCTTGATCCGCGCCATCAACTGAGGACCTGA
- a CDS encoding ABC transporter ATP-binding protein encodes MDEKILEVKGLHIHFSTDRGVIRAVEGVDFFIRKREVLGLVGESASGKSVIGQALVGVVAKPAGRIVSGEILFNGQDILKKSETEVEKIRGSEITFIPQDPTTALNPLLSVGFQISEAFKYHRTLKVDDMAAEVIKVMQVVNIPSPEQRLKDYPHQLSGGLKQRVIIATALACRPDLLIADEPTSALDVTIQMQIIKLIREIQDRFHMTMLLITHNLGLVAKMCNRVAVLYCGRIVEEAPTKELFKRPRHPYTKGLLASLPKGEKGKVELYTIPGQLPNPLYHPEGCHFSPRCDLSTGKCKEVPVMEQAGEDHRVRCWRWREM; translated from the coding sequence ATGGACGAGAAGATCCTTGAAGTGAAAGGCCTGCACATCCATTTTTCCACGGACCGGGGTGTCATCCGTGCCGTGGAAGGGGTCGATTTCTTCATCAGGAAACGGGAAGTACTGGGACTCGTGGGCGAATCGGCGAGCGGGAAAAGTGTGATAGGTCAGGCGCTCGTGGGGGTGGTCGCAAAACCGGCCGGCAGAATCGTGTCCGGAGAGATCCTCTTTAACGGCCAGGATATCTTGAAGAAGAGCGAGACAGAAGTCGAAAAGATACGAGGCAGCGAGATTACCTTCATCCCCCAGGACCCTACAACCGCGTTGAACCCTTTACTCTCCGTGGGGTTTCAGATCTCCGAGGCCTTCAAATATCATCGGACACTCAAGGTGGACGACATGGCCGCCGAAGTGATTAAGGTCATGCAGGTCGTCAACATCCCCTCTCCCGAGCAGCGCCTGAAGGACTACCCGCACCAGTTAAGCGGTGGGCTCAAACAACGGGTGATTATCGCAACCGCTCTTGCCTGCCGCCCCGACCTGCTCATCGCAGACGAGCCCACAAGCGCCCTCGATGTGACCATCCAGATGCAAATCATAAAGCTCATCCGGGAAATCCAGGACCGATTCCACATGACCATGCTGCTCATTACGCACAATTTGGGTCTCGTGGCCAAGATGTGCAACAGAGTGGCGGTGCTCTACTGTGGAAGGATCGTGGAGGAGGCGCCCACAAAGGAACTCTTCAAACGCCCCCGGCATCCCTACACCAAGGGGCTTCTCGCCTCGCTGCCTAAAGGCGAGAAGGGAAAGGTTGAACTCTACACGATCCCGGGTCAGCTCCCCAATCCTCTCTATCATCCGGAGGGATGCCACTTCTCACCCCGCTGCGACTTAAGC
- a CDS encoding ABC transporter permease translates to MGLYIVRRLWHSVIVVFGVIVITFLIARVMGDPVALLLPPDASKEQRIAMTHELGLDKPLYVQLAVYVGQVVRGDFGKSFRYNQPVLRLVLEKFPATLYLTIVATIISIMISLPLGVISAVRRGTITDRIGMGLAVLGQSIPNFWAGIMLILLFAVKFRLFPPSGYAGWNAVILPAFTLALFFAAATARLTRSNVLDELDADYVRYARLKGVPERTVLLRHVIRNAFISILNMVALQFGLLLGGAVITEFIFSWPGIGRLSIDAIYGRDFPVVQATVIITASCFILINLFVDVVYMATDPRVKRG, encoded by the coding sequence TTGGGTCTATACATCGTTCGAAGGCTCTGGCACTCGGTCATCGTGGTCTTCGGGGTAATCGTCATCACCTTTCTCATAGCCCGGGTTATGGGAGATCCAGTAGCGCTGCTTTTGCCTCCGGACGCGAGCAAGGAACAACGGATCGCCATGACACACGAACTGGGGCTCGATAAACCCCTGTACGTGCAACTCGCCGTCTACGTAGGGCAGGTAGTGCGGGGCGATTTCGGAAAGTCCTTCCGGTACAACCAGCCTGTGTTAAGACTCGTGCTCGAAAAATTCCCGGCAACTCTCTATCTTACGATTGTGGCTACGATCATCTCCATCATGATTTCTCTGCCGCTCGGGGTAATCTCTGCGGTACGAAGGGGCACGATTACGGACAGGATCGGGATGGGGCTTGCCGTGCTCGGTCAATCGATCCCCAATTTCTGGGCAGGCATCATGTTAATCCTGCTCTTCGCCGTGAAGTTCAGGCTTTTTCCTCCGTCCGGATATGCGGGGTGGAACGCGGTAATCCTGCCCGCCTTCACCCTTGCGTTGTTCTTTGCTGCGGCCACGGCGCGCCTGACCCGGTCAAATGTGCTCGACGAACTTGATGCCGACTACGTGCGCTACGCCAGACTCAAAGGGGTGCCGGAAAGGACCGTGCTTCTGCGCCACGTGATACGGAACGCCTTCATCAGCATTCTCAACATGGTTGCCCTCCAGTTCGGCCTGCTTTTGGGAGGAGCGGTCATCACCGAGTTCATATTCTCCTGGCCGGGAATCGGAAGGCTCTCTATCGATGCTATCTACGGCCGCGATTTTCCGGTGGTGCAGGCAACGGTCATCATTACGGCTTCCTGTTTCATTCTGATCAACCTCTTCGTGGACGTCGTCTATATGGCGACAGACCCGAGGGTGAAGAGAGGATAA